The window TCTATAAACTGGACAAATAACATATCTCGCAAACGGTGCTGCCAGTTAATACTACGCCGCTCAATTTCTTGTTGAATTAGCAGCTCAGCCGTCAGTATGGCAAGCTCGGCATAACGCTGGATCACAACAGGGTCACCACTCACCCCAATGACTAATTCCACTTTATCTGCCACAACAATCGGATGGTTTATCCCCGGAGCTACATTCGAATAAGCTCGCGCTTCATTTTCATTGTAAATAGTGATCCGTTTGCCGCAGCGAATCACTTCCACTGCGGCTTCATGAATTTCACCAATACGCTTTTTTTCCCCTGAGGCGATAATCACGCCCTGACTATTAATCACATTGACGTTGTGATGGATAATCCCCATTGCACGCGTGACAATATCATTGGCTAATTTTTCAGTCAGTAGCATCTTACCGCCTCACTTTAGGGTTTTATTTGCTTATTCGGATTCGCTAGTACGGTTCGCAGCAAATTTTCTGCTGTATCTGCCAAGTAACGCTCACCATTTGTCATGGCTTGCTCAAGGGAAATCGGCCCAGGGCACAATGACCACATTGCGCTAATACCATGTTGATATAGGATACGGCTATCTTCACTGTATCCTCCGCAAAGCGCAATAACAGGCACACCATAATGACTGGCCATACGAGCCACTCCCACAGGAGCCTTACCGTTCGCACTTTGGCTATCAAGCCGCCCTTCTCCTACAATGACTAAGTCCGCTTGTTGAATATAGGATTTCGCACCAAGGAGCCCCAAAACGAGATCGATTCCTTTTTCGAGCTTTGCCGAAACAAACCAACGAAGCCCCGCACCTAATCCACCCGCAGCGCCACTGCCCGCCTCCAGCGAAACATCTTTTCCCGTTATTGCTGACATTAATTTCGCATAGTGAGCCATTCCCATTTCAAGCTGATCAAGTGTGGCTTTGTCCGCTCCCTTTTGAGGACCATAAATATAAGTCGCGCCGTTATTGCCTAATAAAGGGTTTTCAACATCGCAAGAAACATTAAATTCAACCTTAGCGGCTCGCGAGTCAAATTTATCAAAATTAATCTTTGCAATATTAATGAGGTCTTTACCGCAAATTGGCGCCTCAATAAGCTGAGAATTTTTATCATAAAACAAAGCACCTAATGCTTGAGCAAACCCTGCACCACCATCATTAGTTGCACTTCCTCCTATCCCTATGACAATACGAGAGCAACCCATATCGAGTGCATGCTTGACCATTTCCCCCAAACCATAAGTCGAGGCATTTTCAACGCGACGGTGCTCGCGTTGAACTAATTCCAGCCCACAGCATTGTGCCATTTCAATAAAAGCAGTTTTTTCCTCCAGCACTAATAATCCTGCATCAACCTTACTACCATAAGGTCCAGTACAGCTAAAAATGTAAGGTGTTACACCAGAAAGCGCCGGGCTATGTTCCAGTGACTCCAACAAACCTTCTCCACCATCAGATATGGGTAATAACGTCATATCTAATTCAGAGGATACACGCTTGAAACCCTCAGCAACGGCTTGACATGCTAACCTTGCAGAACAACTTCCCTTAAAGGAATCAAGTGCGATAACAATTTTCATGCAGACTTTCCTATTGTAAATGGCGATGTTGAATTATTTGCTTTCCACTGAAGCCGATACTTGTAATGGTTGAGGTTCGCTCATACCGTTAGTATTCACTCGTGAAGCAATAATCGTTCCGATAACTAACAAACCGACACCAAACCATAATCCAGAAGTCGCTGTTCCAGTGTAATCCTCAAAAAAACCAAGAATAAACGGGCCGAGGAAACCACCAAATAATCCTAAGCAGTTCAATAATGCTAAACTTCCCGCCAGCATACTGCCACTCATATAAGTGGGTGGAAGAGAGAAAATAATCGATTGAACCACAAAAAACATAAATGCAGTCAAGCAAAAGCCTATTAAGCCGACAACTGGGCCTCCCAGTGCACCTATCACTAATCCAACCGCCATCACGGCATAACCTGAAATTAAAATACGTGATGAACGACGCGGTGTATTGGCTTTTCTCGCCACAAAAATGCCACCAATTGCAGCTGAAATCCAAGGAATCGCCGTTAATAAGCCAATTTGAATCGGTGTCAGTTTGCCATACTCACCTATAATAGTAGGCAAAAAGTAACTTAAACCATAGACGGAGAACTGGTGAGTAAAATAGATAGCAACAATCATCATAAAGGCTTTATTTTTAAATGCCGCCTTAAGTGAGAATTTACTATTACTCACACTAATGCTGTTTTTATCTTGGTCGTGTTTATATTTAATATAATTCCGATCATCCTCATCTAACCATTTCGCATCTTCCGGTTTATTCGGCAACACAAACCACACAACAAATGCGAGGATCACCGCGGGTAAACCTTCAATAACAAACATCCATTGCCAACCATGGAAACCTAATAAGCCATCCATACTCAGCAATAAGCCACTTAGCGGTGCTCCAATAATATTCGCAAGACAGACCCCAAGTAAAAATAACCCCGTTGCTTTAGCTCGTTCCTCTTGGCTAAACCAATATGTCATATATAAAATAACCCCGGGATATAAACCCGCTTCAGCTGCTCCCAGTAATAACCGCAAGATATAAAAAGAAGTCGGCCCTGTCACAAACGCCATTGCCGCAGATAATAACCCCCAAGTGATCATAATCCGCGTGATCCAAAAACGCGCGCCCACTTTTTCCATTATTAAATTACTTGGGATCTCAAGAATCGAGTAGGTTAGGAAAAAAAGCCCTGCACCAATACCAAATGCGGTTGCAGATAATCCTAAATCAATCGACATCGCATTTTTTGCCATGCCAATATTGGTTCGGTCAATAAAGCTAATAATGTACGCTAAAATCAACAACGGCATCAGGTTACGATATATCTTTGCGTTAGTTTTTTTACCCTGAGCTGCATAATCTAACTTTGCATTTGTAGAAAACATAGATAAGATCCTCATGTTGTAGTGAAACAGGTACGGCTCTCGGCAATAAGTGACCCATACCTGTTGTTTTACTTCAGCAACAGCCCGACGCCCCACGTCGGGCTTTCTGCTTGCAGTTTTTCTTATTCTCTTTCGAACAACATTGATATCCCTTGACCACCACCGATACACATAGTCACTAACCCGGTAGCAACCTGGCGGCGTTCCATTTCATACATTAACTTCACAGGCAAAATAGCCCCACTGGCACCCACAGGATGACCCAGAGCAATTGCGCCACCATTCACATTCACTTTAGTGCTATCAAGAGACAAATCATTCATGACTGCAATAGCTTGTGCAGCAAACGCTTCATTTAACTCAATTAAATCAATGTCTTTTACATCCATTTTGAGCTTTTCCATTAATCGACGGGTTGCTGGCGCGGGTCCAAAGCCCATAATGGCCGCTTCACAACCTGCTACAGCCCAATCGACCACTTTCATTCTTGGCTTCAGACCACGTTTTTCCGCCTCTTCACGACGCATCATCACTAATGCCGCAGCTCCATCATTGATACCTGAAGAGTTTGCTGCCGTAACCACACCATCAGCTTTAAATGCAGGACGCAATTTTGCTAATTTTTCACGTGGTGTATCCCGTGGATGTTCATCGGTATCAAAAATACGCGTGCCTTTACGGCCTTCAGGTATTTCTACGGGTAATATTTGATCAGCAAAATAACCCGCTTGAATCGCTTTTAACGCTTTTTGCTGGCTATCCCATGCAAAATCATCCATTTCTTCACGGGTAATATTGAACTGTTCTGCAACATTTTCTGCCGTCATTCCGTTGTGATAAGGGCCTTCTGGCCAAGTTAAGATAGACGTTAACCCATCCTCGAGCACATCATTCCCCATGCGGTAGCCATAACGCGCTTTGCGTAAGTAATACGGCAGCATCGTCATATTTTCTGTACCACATGCCACCACAACATCGGATTGGCCAGTCTGTAGCAGCATCATGCCATCAGCTAAAGCTTGTAACCCTGAGCCACATTGGCGGTTAACCGAATATGCAGTCGTTTCTTTTGGGAGCCCTGCTCGTAGCTGACAAATACGTGCGATAAAACCACTTTCTGCGATTTGCCCAACATTACCCACGATGACTTCATCAACATCTTCGGGGGCAATTCCTGCTCTTTTCACAGCTTCACGGATCACCACAGCTCCGAGGTCATGTTGATGCGTATTTGCAAAACTTCCCCCCATCGTGCCAATTGCTGTTCTCACACCACTCACAATGACAATATCATTCGCTTGTTTCATTATTTCCCCCTATAGCACCATTCCGCCGCCAACATTGATCACTTCACCATTGATATAACGCGCTTTATCAGAGGCTAAAAAGGCAACACATTGGCCTACATCGCGCGGATCCCCGGCAAAACCCGCAGGGATCTTACTGATCATGATGTCCCACACTTTTTCAGGTACACCACGGGTCATATCTGTATCAATAAACCCCGGGCAAATCGCATTTACTGTGACACCTTTACGGGCTAACTCGCGGCAAGCCGTTTTTGTCAGACCAATAACCCCTGCTTTAGACGCGGCATAGTTGGCTTGCCCAACATTCCCAAGCCAACTGGCCGAGGAAATATTGACAATTCGCCCATGTCCTTGCTCACGCATTAATTTTGCAGCCTCTTGCATGCAGTTAAATGTCCCTTTCAGATTAATATCAATGACTTTATCCCAATCATCTTCCGTTAATTTATGCAGCATGCCATCTCGGTTGATCCCCGCATTGTTCACCAGTACATCAATCGCCCCAAAATGTGCTAACGTTTTAGAAAATAAGGTATTGACCTCTTCACGCTTGGCAATATCACAAGGAATAAAAATGGCTTGATGGCCTTGCTCTTGTAGCTGTTTTGCACTTTCTTCACCTGACGACATGGCTAAGTCAGAAATAACGACTTTTGCCCCTTCTTCCGCAAGCACCTGAGCAATAGCAAAACCAATACCTCTTGCAGAACCCGTCACAATGGCGACTTTATCTTGTACTAACATGGATAAATTCCTCTTTAATATTGAAACTATAAATACGAAACCAGACCAAAAGGGGCTTCCTCAAATAATGAAGAAGACATCACCTTCAAATCAGGGGAAATTTCGGGTACGAAGTCCATATGGGCAAGGATGTCACGCTCTAGGTCAATACCGGGGGCAATTTCAACCAGTACTGGGGTTTCCCCCCCTAATGTGAACACTGCACGTTCCGTGACAAAATGCATGGTTTGGTTGATATTTCGTGCGACATCCGCATTCCATGAAATTTGCCGTACTTGGTTAACTAACTTTCTAATATCCCCTTCCCGCACAATATTTAACTGCCCATTTTCACAACGAATATCTAACCCTTTTGCGGTAAACGTCGAGCAAAACACCACGTGCCGCGCATTTTGGGTAATATCAATAAACCCACCTGCCCCAGGGCAAATATTGCCTAGCAACGTCGCATTGACATGGCCACGGGCATCCATTTCCCCTGCGCCCATATACGTGATATCAACGCCTGCACCGTTGTAGTACAACATTTGGTCTTGATGACTAATCATCGCTGACAGGTTACGGCCTATACCAAAGTCAATACCGCCAGCTTGGACGCCCCCCCAAATCCCTGACTCCACGGTAATATCGACGCGCTTAGTTGCATTTTCTTCCTGAATAATTGAGCCGATAACATCGTTTGGAATACCCGTTCCTAAGTTAATCACACAGTTTTCATATAGATAACGGCATGCAATTCGCCCAATCAATTTGCGAATATCCAAAGGTAATGGCGTAGTTTGTTGGACAGGGGTGCGAATATCACCGCATAGAGTTGGGTCAAAAAACCAGCTTGAGGATTGGCGATGGTCTTCTTCAGGGTTATCGCACACGACAATGTGGTCAATAAAGCTTGCGGGAACAGTGACACGCTTGGGATGCAGAGTCCCTTCTTCAACGCAATACTTCACTTGTGCAATCACTTTGGCACCAAAACGTTTAGCCGCCAGTACCGCATGCAAGACCTCTAGGGCCATGGCTTCTTCATCGGTGGTGAGGTTACCTTTACTATCAGCGTGAGTTCCTCTGATCACCACCACATCTAAGGGAATTTCTGGGTACCATAACCATTCTTCCCCTTTGAAATTCACTTTTTCAACCAAAGGAGGAAGTACCAACGTTTTCGCGTTCATCCTACCGCCTTCAAGATCAGGGTCGATAAATGTCCCTAACCCTACTTTGGATAAGCGCCCCGGTAAGCCTGCAGCCATTGCGCCATATAAGTGCACCATTTGCCCTTGAGGGAGGCAATACGCTTCGACTTGGTTATCATTAATCATTTGCATCCATCGAGGTGCTAACCCCCAATGGGAACCAATGATCCGTTTCACCATCCCTTCATGGGCAAAGTGTTGATTCCCTCGAATACGGTTACACTGTCCAGCCGCATGAACCAGTGTTAATTGATTTGGTGTACCCTCGGATAAAAAACGTTGTTCAATTGCCGATAAAATAGATTCAGCAGCACTGGTTAATGTCATTCCCACAGTACAAATCGTATCGCCATTATTAATTAATTTAGCGGCATCTTGTTTCGAAATAAATTTATTATTCATGATAAAACCTACCTGAAGGCTAATATTTCATAGCCCCTTTTTGATTAATTAAAAACTAATTTAGAATTTAGTTATTTAAAGAGTAATATCGTAATTTCAAATCTTTCTTACTTATTTTCCCATTCCACGTTCTAGGAAAATTACGTGTAAACATAATTCTTACTGGAACTTTATAAGTTGGCACCCTGTCTTTTAACCATTCAATAATTTCTTTACTGGTTAAACATACTTGGTTTTCAGGAATAATAAATGCAATAGGCTCTTCACCATAAATGGTACTTTCAATTGGAATGACAGCGACTTCATTAACACCCGGATAATTAGAAATCAAATCTTCGACTTCAATAGAATATATTTTTTCACCACCACGGTTAATCATGTCTTTAATTCGATCTTGAATATAAAGAAAACCATCATCATCCCTATAACCAATATCCCCTGTGAAAAACCAACCATCATTAAATGATGTCGTGTTCGCAGGGCTGTCAGGCCAATAACGTTGGATAACAACATCCCCCTTCACCCAAATGTTACCTGTCGTGTTAGCGGGTTTATCTTTACCGTTATCGTCACGTATGGCCACCTGTAATCCGGGAACTGGTGTACCTGAGCTCGCTTTCTTATCACTATAACGAATATCTTCACGAAATATGGTGGCAGGGGATGATGTCTCAGTCAAACCATAAATAGAATGAATAGATGTTTTGGCGAATATATAAGAAAGCTCTTTAATCGTACCTTCATTTAAATGCCCTGCACCACAAGCAATCATTTTTAATGAATTAAATCTTTCTAGATTAATACTTTTATTTTCTTTTATTTTTTGAATTAACAATATAAATACAGTTGGAGAACCATGTAGAAATGTTATTTTCTCTCTTGCAATTGTTGAGATAATATCTTTTGCATTAAATTTTTTCTGAAGATAGATCGTACCACCAATATGAATAAATAATGCTAAAATAGCGGAGAGCCCCGTAATATGATAAATCGGTACAGCCAAAATTGTTTTATCGTGTTCAGATAATTTTAACGTTTCCTGATAGGCATATACAGCAGATAATATATTCTTGTGCGTGATCACAGCACCTTTCGGTGTTCCCGTTGTGCCCGAAGTGAATATCACCACCGCTGGGTCTTCTTCATCAACTTGGTTAATAAAATTAATTTCATCGGTAAGGATTAAATTACGCCACTGAGAAAGGCTAACTCCTTTTTCACTGAGCTGTGCCAGCCATGGTTGGTATGTATCATCCCAAAAAATGGCATCGGCATTAATACAGGATAAATGCTCTTTACCTTCAAATTCTTTCATTTTGGTACTTAAGGGCATTACCTGAATACCCAGCCCTACCGCGGCATAAAATAATTGGCAAAATTCAATCGTATTACCCCAGCCGAGTACAATTCGATCGCCTTTTTTCAACTGCACGGTGGTTGTTAGCCACAACATTGTTTGGTTTACTTTCACAAGTAATTGGCGATAACTCCAACTTTGCTCTTCAAATACAATGGCAACAGCGTCTGGCTGCGCTTTTGCTCTCTGTAATAAGCTTTGGTAGATGTTTGAATTTGGCACAAGCATGGACACACTCCGATACCGCTGAATATGACTGATATGCTATCAATGTATAAAATACACTCCGATAAATTAGTGCCAATCTTCACAAATTATTCACACCCTTTTTTTATTTGAATTAGTGATCTGCACAACCCATTTGTTAACGTTTTTTTTTTATTTAGGTCTCATTTCACACCCTGATTTTTATAACAAATGAAAATATTTACCTTTTGTTATTGGCGAACCACCCAAAAGGCACAGAAATTCCTATAAAGAACTCAACCTCCATTGTGCGTATAAACAACGACTCACAAACGAAAAAGAGTTCAGGGTTAATACCTAACAAGCCCGTTTATCCCCTATCTGCTCTTGCACTCTGTGCTATTTAGCCTTCTCACCAAACCCAATAAGATAATAATAGTGGTGAATTCACTAGAGATTGCTACAGTGGAACACGGTCATAATGAAAGAAATGATGAGAAAGCAATCGCCATCTTTGAAAACGGTTAAGGAGTTAACTCATGGCAAACACCCCTTATATTCCCCCTAATGTCTGGCAATGGGAGCAAGGTAATGGCGGAAAATTCGCCAATATTAATCGTCCAATTTCCGGTGCAACTCACGAAAAATCTTTACCTGTAGGTAAGCACCCACTACAGCTATATTCATTAGGAACACCGAACGGGCAAAAAGTCACTATTATGTTAGAAGAGCTATTAGCCCTTGGCATTAAGGAGGCTGAGTACGATGCTTGGCTAATTAATATCGGTGAAGGAGACCAATTTAGTTCGGGTTTCGTTGAAATTAACCCTAACTCAAAAATCCCCGCCTTAGTCGACAGAAGTGGTAAGGAGCCAATCCGAGTATTCGAATCAGGTTCGATTCTGACCTATTTAGCTGAAAAATTTTCTGCTTTTTTACCCACAACTCAACCAGAACGTGCTGAAACCTTATCTTGGCTATTTTGGCAAATGGGCTCAGCACCTTTTGCAGGTGGCGGTTTTGGCCATTTTTATGCCTATGCTCCTGAAAAATTTGAATACCCTATTAACCGCTTTGCAATGGAAACCAAGCGTCAATTAGATGTGTTAGACAAACGTTTAGCAGAACATAGATATGTTGCAGGGGAAAACTACAGTATCGCTGATATCGCCATCTGGCCGTGGTACGGTGCATTAGTGAAAGGTTGGCTTTATGATGCCGCTGAGTTTTTATCTGTCCATGAATATAAAAATGTCATTCGTTGGGCTGATGAAGTCTATGCACGCCCAGCAGTACAGCGCGGTCGACGGGTTAATCGCCTACAAGGTGATCCTGCACAGCAAGTACGCGAACGCCACGATGCGAATGATATAAGTTAAGTCATTTTTACCAACCAAAGTACTTAAATCGCACAAGGTAGTTATTATGAGCTCACCTTGTGCTTTTTTAAACTTTACCCCTCATTTAAGCTCACTAAAGTATGCCAATATTGTTCTATCAAATATAAACTTTTATCGTGTAACTTATTTATGTCAGGGACTGAACTCTCTTTATAAGCGTATTTTTATGATCCGCATCCTAATTGTTTCTGAATTATTTATTACATTTATTTTCAAATTAACATTATTAAAAAATCCTTATAAATAATTAATCCATACTACTCATTCACAATTGCGCATTAAATTTAAAGGAATAATTAACAAACATGTAAGATAAAAGGTCAGCATTAAGAAAATGTATAATTAATCCTTTAACTTTATCTCCCGCCTTATATTGGCGGGAGCATTATTTAGAAAAACAGCTTGGTCATTGTACGCTGTACTTGTAATTCTCTTGCTAACATATTTACTACTATATGTGTAATCTCCCCAGCCAATCGATACACTGGAGTTTTTGTATTTTGATAAACTAATTGGCAAAAACGTTCTTCCCAAGTAAGAAGATGTTCATATAAAACAATACGAGTTGCATGTTTATAATACTCCTTATCTTCACCCTTTAAATTTGGGTCCATTATTTTTTGCCATAGTGTCGCTAATACTGACAGCATTAACCCTATATGGTCTTGCGGTTGTTTTTCATCAAGTATATATCGTAATTTATGCTCTTCTAAAAAAGCTATCCACTGATAAGTTGATGAGCGAAATAATAAATTTTCTTCATCTAGATAGACAGAGCCCCATGGTGGAGCTAGAGGCATTCCAATACCAACAAATAATGATAAATGGTCTGCCTGTAATTTATCTAAAACATTTTCATCAGATAAATAGTTTTCTAATACACTACAATCATTACCTAATTTTTCTTGCCAATATAATAAAATACCACTTGAACAGACTTCTTTTAAAAGTATAGCATTTGGCTCGAAAAAAAATAATTGGTATAACAACTTCAATGTAACAACAGTTTCTGATGGTTCAAGTTGTAATTGAGTATCTGTAATAATACTTTGGTCATTTCTCATCACTTGCCTCTTTCCCCATAAACTACAGCAACTATATAGCTTTAACTTCTACCAAATTGGTGCCTTGTGGGTTGGCTTTAGCCAATGCAGTAGGTCTTAAGCGAGTAATAGTATTAATGCATCCGCCTATATCGATACCATTAGAATCCGGCTTATACCATGCTCCTTCAGCCAAAGCGACAACACCTGGCATAATACGAGGTGTGATTTTAATCGGTATCTGGATAGTTCCCCGATCATTGTAAACGTGAATAAGTTGTCCTTGCTCCAAGCGACGCTCACTGGCATCAATAGGATTAATCAACAATGCATCTTCAATGACTTCTCGCAGCCAAGGGACATTATAGAATGTAGAATGTGGACGCCCTTTTGATTTAAATCCTATTAGCTGTAGTGGATATCGTTTCTTCGTATCTATATCCGTGTAGCTTTCCCATGTTTGTATATATTGCGGTAAAGGAGTAACTTTGTCCCCTTCATCTAATTGCCAAGTATTCGCGATTTTAGCTAGCTTATGGCTATATATCTGAATTTTTCCTGATTCCGTTGATAATGCATTTTCTTTAGGATTTAATCTGAATGCTTTCAATACATAGCGATCTTCTTCAGGATCGAAAGGTCTACGTATTGTTTTCTTTTGTGACAATTCCTGATAACTAGGAAAATTAGGATGTTTAACCCGGCTTTCTTCATATAAATGACGTTGCCAATCATCCCATGTTCTACCTTCTCTATATTGCTCTCCTATGCCAAACTTTTCTGCTAAATCTGAAAACACATCATAAGGGTGGCGACACTCATATAATGGATCCAATACATGTTCTGTTTTTGTTATATGTGTAGAAAATGCAACAACGCGTGAATTTTCTAGCCATGTGATATCAGGCAGTAAGATATCTGCAAACTTGGCACTTGCAGTCATATGATTATCCATGACAAAAATAAACTCAAGCAGCTCTTCATTGGCTAATATTTTAGCCATTGCATTACAGTCAGAATGTTGATTTAATAGCCAATTACCTTGATACATAAACACACATTTTACATCTGTGTTAAGCTTATCTTCACCTTCAATACCGTCACTTAATGATGTCATTTCGTGACCTCGTAGGATCGCTTCCGACCATTTAAAACAAGGTATTTTTGCTTTGACGGGGTTCTTGCCTGTAGGCATCTTAGCAATATCAGTTTTATGAAATAAAAAATCTGAGCCGCCATTATTCGTTCCAGGCAAACCAATTTTTCCAAGTAAAATTGGTAACATAAATATGGCCCGGGCTGTTTGCTCACCAGCTGCATGACGTTGAGGCCCCCAACCTTGAGCGATAAATGGAGCTTTAGCATTACCTAATTCACGCGCTAGCTTATATATTTGCTCGCTAGGAACACCGCAAATATGAGCCGCATATTCAGGTCTTTTTTCTATTCCATCTTCACCCTGCCCTAAAATATACGCTTTATAACTAAGTGATGCGTCTAAAGCGGGTAGCCCATGCTCTGGTATCGCAGGCTCTGCATCATAACCGTAGCAATATTCCTTTAAGAAAGCTTCATCAACAAATTTTTCGGTAATCAAAACCCATGACAACGCTTCGACTAATAAAGCATCTGTTCCTGGGCGAATTGGAATCCATTGGTCTTCCCGCCCACAAGCTGTATCAGTATATTGAGGGTCAATAATAATAGTCCGAGCAGAACTTTTCGCTTTGCTAACTTGATAATGATAAGTATCACTACCTCCGCTCATTCTAGTATTAGCGGGGTTATTACCAAAATAAACAATGAGGTCTGAACGAGCTAATTCTGTTGGAGCACTCCCCATTGTGTAAGACTTATCCCCATAGGTATAAGTTGAGGCAGTATCAATTTGGTGGCTACTATAATTACCAACAGGTGATAGAAAACCACCAATCATATTAAGGAAGCGAGGAACAAAATGATAGGGTCCATCAGGTTTACCATAGCCTATACGGCTAAATATAGCCTGATTACCATATTGGCTAATAATTTTACTCAGCCTAGTATATATTTCTTCTAATGCTTCATCCCAACTAATTCTTTTAAACTCACCATCTCCTCGTTTGCCAACTCTTTTCATTGGATATTTCAAGCGATCTGGTGAAAATGTACGTTTATGTAGCGAACGCCCACGTAAACATGCTCGAACTTGATGCTGTCCGAATTGATCATTACCTATATCATCAGTTTCAATTCGCTTTATCTGATTATTTTCTGTAACAATCTTTAGTAAACAACTGGAATGACAATGTGCCCAGCAGTTATGCCATTTTGTTACTTCTCCAATATGAGTTTCTATTACTGCTGATGCTATTGCATTCATAGAATGAGTAGATAAAAAAGCACCTGAACCTAAAAATGTTCCCAGCTTTATAAAATGGCGTCGAGAAAGCGTATAACGTTCTTTTTCAAATTGGTCTTTTGTATCTTTAAGCATAATGATATCTCTATTTTTAATAAGAATTCTAGAGGTGATTAAATGTAATTAACTCATAAAATACGGCACGGCCTAATAACTCCGCACTGAAGACTAAAAGCGTGACAAGTATTAAAGAGACTGTTTTAATCTGTACAGCACTTCTGATTATCCAAGTAAAAGCACATACAATCAGCATCATTTTGATGAACAAAAACAATTTAATCCATTGAGGTAAAATTATATTTTCTATAACTAACTGGGTAAAAAAATGCATTAAATATCCAGTATTAACTGCCATACTTATAATAAAAA is drawn from Providencia huaxiensis and contains these coding sequences:
- a CDS encoding glycerate kinase, with protein sequence MKIVIALDSFKGSCSARLACQAVAEGFKRVSSELDMTLLPISDGGEGLLESLEHSPALSGVTPYIFSCTGPYGSKVDAGLLVLEEKTAFIEMAQCCGLELVQREHRRVENASTYGLGEMVKHALDMGCSRIVIGIGGSATNDGGAGFAQALGALFYDKNSQLIEAPICGKDLINIAKINFDKFDSRAAKVEFNVSCDVENPLLGNNGATYIYGPQKGADKATLDQLEMGMAHYAKLMSAITGKDVSLEAGSGAAGGLGAGLRWFVSAKLEKGIDLVLGLLGAKSYIQQADLVIVGEGRLDSQSANGKAPVGVARMASHYGVPVIALCGGYSEDSRILYQHGISAMWSLCPGPISLEQAMTNGERYLADTAENLLRTVLANPNKQIKP
- a CDS encoding MFS transporter — its product is MFSTNAKLDYAAQGKKTNAKIYRNLMPLLILAYIISFIDRTNIGMAKNAMSIDLGLSATAFGIGAGLFFLTYSILEIPSNLIMEKVGARFWITRIMITWGLLSAAMAFVTGPTSFYILRLLLGAAEAGLYPGVILYMTYWFSQEERAKATGLFLLGVCLANIIGAPLSGLLLSMDGLLGFHGWQWMFVIEGLPAVILAFVVWFVLPNKPEDAKWLDEDDRNYIKYKHDQDKNSISVSNSKFSLKAAFKNKAFMMIVAIYFTHQFSVYGLSYFLPTIIGEYGKLTPIQIGLLTAIPWISAAIGGIFVARKANTPRRSSRILISGYAVMAVGLVIGALGGPVVGLIGFCLTAFMFFVVQSIIFSLPPTYMSGSMLAGSLALLNCLGLFGGFLGPFILGFFEDYTGTATSGLWFGVGLLVIGTIIASRVNTNGMSEPQPLQVSASVESK
- a CDS encoding thiolase family protein, giving the protein MKQANDIVIVSGVRTAIGTMGGSFANTHQHDLGAVVIREAVKRAGIAPEDVDEVIVGNVGQIAESGFIARICQLRAGLPKETTAYSVNRQCGSGLQALADGMMLLQTGQSDVVVACGTENMTMLPYYLRKARYGYRMGNDVLEDGLTSILTWPEGPYHNGMTAENVAEQFNITREEMDDFAWDSQQKALKAIQAGYFADQILPVEIPEGRKGTRIFDTDEHPRDTPREKLAKLRPAFKADGVVTAANSSGINDGAAALVMMRREEAEKRGLKPRMKVVDWAVAGCEAAIMGFGPAPATRRLMEKLKMDVKDIDLIELNEAFAAQAIAVMNDLSLDSTKVNVNGGAIALGHPVGASGAILPVKLMYEMERRQVATGLVTMCIGGGQGISMLFERE
- the fabG gene encoding 3-oxoacyl-ACP reductase FabG yields the protein MLVQDKVAIVTGSARGIGFAIAQVLAEEGAKVVISDLAMSSGEESAKQLQEQGHQAIFIPCDIAKREEVNTLFSKTLAHFGAIDVLVNNAGINRDGMLHKLTEDDWDKVIDINLKGTFNCMQEAAKLMREQGHGRIVNISSASWLGNVGQANYAASKAGVIGLTKTACRELARKGVTVNAICPGFIDTDMTRGVPEKVWDIMISKIPAGFAGDPRDVGQCVAFLASDKARYINGEVINVGGGMVL
- a CDS encoding acyl CoA:acetate/3-ketoacid CoA transferase, which translates into the protein MNNKFISKQDAAKLINNGDTICTVGMTLTSAAESILSAIEQRFLSEGTPNQLTLVHAAGQCNRIRGNQHFAHEGMVKRIIGSHWGLAPRWMQMINDNQVEAYCLPQGQMVHLYGAMAAGLPGRLSKVGLGTFIDPDLEGGRMNAKTLVLPPLVEKVNFKGEEWLWYPEIPLDVVVIRGTHADSKGNLTTDEEAMALEVLHAVLAAKRFGAKVIAQVKYCVEEGTLHPKRVTVPASFIDHIVVCDNPEEDHRQSSSWFFDPTLCGDIRTPVQQTTPLPLDIRKLIGRIACRYLYENCVINLGTGIPNDVIGSIIQEENATKRVDITVESGIWGGVQAGGIDFGIGRNLSAMISHQDQMLYYNGAGVDITYMGAGEMDARGHVNATLLGNICPGAGGFIDITQNARHVVFCSTFTAKGLDIRCENGQLNIVREGDIRKLVNQVRQISWNADVARNINQTMHFVTERAVFTLGGETPVLVEIAPGIDLERDILAHMDFVPEISPDLKVMSSSLFEEAPFGLVSYL